In a genomic window of Azospirillum baldaniorum:
- a CDS encoding LysR substrate-binding domain-containing protein, whose translation MNLAGLSLRDLEYVVAVAEQRHFGKAAERCSVSQPSLSAQIRKLEDLLGIPLFERTSRRVLPTPQGEVVIRQARVVLEEARRLLALARGTAGALHGPLSIAAIQTLGPYLFPHVLPAMRRHLPDVKLVLSEGRTDGLLEELREGRLDAVLLALPVEAEGLTCDALFFEPFVLAHPAGHRLESLPSIALADLDPGELVLLEEGHCLRDQALAACGAITRGMRHATGLETLRHMVASGTGYTLMPRLATGDGEAATVGGLVAYRAFQGDPPGRVIGLVWRASDPRATGFRALAQSLRDATPPGLRRIEDSAEA comes from the coding sequence ATGAATCTCGCCGGTCTGTCCCTTCGCGATCTGGAATATGTGGTGGCGGTGGCCGAGCAGCGTCATTTCGGCAAGGCGGCGGAGCGCTGCTCGGTCAGCCAGCCGTCGCTGAGCGCGCAGATCCGCAAGCTCGAAGACCTGCTCGGCATCCCCCTGTTCGAGCGGACGAGCCGCCGCGTGCTGCCCACCCCGCAGGGCGAGGTGGTGATCCGCCAGGCCCGCGTCGTCCTGGAGGAAGCGCGCCGCCTGCTGGCGCTGGCCCGCGGGACGGCGGGGGCCCTGCACGGCCCGCTTTCCATCGCGGCGATCCAGACGCTGGGGCCGTACCTGTTCCCCCATGTCCTGCCCGCGATGCGTCGGCACCTGCCCGACGTCAAGCTCGTGCTGTCCGAAGGCCGCACCGACGGCTTGCTGGAGGAGTTGCGGGAGGGGCGGCTGGACGCCGTTCTGCTCGCCCTGCCCGTCGAGGCGGAGGGGCTGACCTGCGACGCCCTGTTCTTCGAACCCTTCGTGCTCGCCCACCCCGCCGGCCACCGGCTGGAAAGCTTGCCCTCCATCGCCCTGGCCGACCTCGACCCTGGCGAGCTGGTGCTGCTGGAGGAGGGGCATTGCCTGCGCGATCAGGCGCTGGCCGCCTGCGGCGCCATCACCCGCGGCATGCGCCACGCCACGGGGCTGGAAACGCTGCGCCACATGGTCGCCAGCGGCACCGGCTACACGCTGATGCCGCGTCTTGCCACCGGCGACGGGGAGGCGGCGACGGTGGGTGGCTTGGTCGCCTACCGCGCCTTCCAGGGCGATCCACCCGGCCGCGTCATCGGGCTGGTCTGGCGGGCCAGCGACCCGCGCGCCACCGGCTTCCGCGCGCTCGCCCAGAGCCTGCGCGACGCTACCCCGCCCGGCCTGCGCCGGATCGAAGACTCAGCCGAGGCCTGA
- a CDS encoding TrmH family RNA methyltransferase: MPAIIPPSIIPIDDPDDPRIAAYRDVKERDLVGREGRFIAEGAVVLRTLLTASRHETLSLLIADKRIAGLAPMLEALPPAVPVYSARQEVLDAIAGFPLHRGILGLGRAAAMPEPDALLGALGPRATVLVLCGIGNHDNVGGIFRNAAAFGVDVVLLDSGCCDPLYRKAIRVSVGAALRVPFLRIPAGTDPVALLERHGFAVLSLSPAGAVTLAGLRRPERAALLLGSEGPGLPASVLARTRTVRIPMAPDFDSLNVATTSGIVLHHLAFMAEPDSGLG, from the coding sequence ATGCCAGCCATCATTCCCCCCTCCATCATCCCCATCGACGACCCGGACGATCCGCGGATCGCCGCTTACCGCGACGTGAAGGAGCGCGACCTCGTGGGGCGGGAAGGGCGCTTCATCGCCGAGGGGGCGGTGGTGCTGCGGACGTTGCTGACCGCCTCGCGCCATGAAACCCTGTCGCTGCTGATCGCCGACAAGCGAATCGCCGGGCTGGCGCCGATGTTGGAGGCGTTGCCCCCTGCGGTGCCGGTCTACAGCGCCCGGCAGGAGGTGCTGGACGCCATCGCCGGCTTCCCCCTGCACCGCGGCATCCTGGGCTTGGGGCGGGCGGCGGCGATGCCGGAGCCGGACGCGCTGCTGGGCGCGCTGGGACCGCGGGCGACCGTGCTGGTGCTGTGCGGGATCGGCAACCATGACAATGTGGGGGGCATCTTCCGCAACGCGGCGGCCTTCGGGGTGGACGTGGTGCTGCTTGATTCCGGCTGCTGCGACCCGCTCTACCGCAAGGCGATCCGCGTGTCGGTCGGGGCGGCGCTGCGGGTGCCCTTCTTGCGGATTCCGGCGGGAACCGACCCGGTCGCGCTGCTGGAGCGGCACGGCTTTGCCGTCCTCTCGCTGAGCCCGGCGGGAGCGGTGACCCTGGCGGGGCTGCGCCGTCCGGAGCGCGCGGCGCTGCTTCTGGGGTCGGAAGGGCCGGGCCTGCCGGCGTCCGTCCTGGCGCGGACGCGGACTGTGCGCATTCCCATGGCGCCGGATTTCGATTCCCTGAACGTCGCCACGACCAGCGGGATCGTCCTGCACCATCTCGCCTTCATGGCGGAGCCGGATTCAGGCCTCGGCTGA
- a CDS encoding efflux RND transporter periplasmic adaptor subunit — translation MTSDIHHSAHAPERTTARRPVTRGRLAFRIIIMAVILGVLFGGLYAFNNFRNKAIADFFAGNKPPPTPVSVAEATAQSVPKYTTAIGTLTASRQVTVAPEVVGRVTQIFFESGARVKAGEPLVQLNDATEQADLLAFRAQAKLAENNLQRARNLLRNQAGPQVTVDQNQAQLDEANANIKKTEALIAQKLIRAPFDGELGIRQVNVGEYVSAGGPVVTLTDLSNLFVDFTLPEQALSQIRIRQPVLISADAAPGATFDAVISTIEPQVSPDTRAIKVRATLQNPERKLLPGMFANIRVVQPPAANRIVIPETAVDYTVYGDSVFVVAAQKDGEGKDGHVANRVPVKTGDRFDGKVEILDGVKPGDRVVSSGQLKLNNGAAVVPTEASALVPPQTVPRN, via the coding sequence GTGACGAGTGACATCCACCATTCCGCTCACGCGCCAGAGCGGACCACCGCACGCCGTCCGGTCACCCGCGGGCGGCTGGCGTTCCGCATCATCATCATGGCCGTCATACTGGGCGTGCTGTTCGGCGGCCTGTACGCCTTCAACAATTTCCGGAACAAGGCCATTGCCGACTTCTTCGCCGGCAACAAGCCGCCGCCGACCCCCGTCTCGGTCGCCGAGGCGACGGCGCAGTCCGTTCCCAAATACACCACCGCCATCGGCACCCTGACCGCCAGCCGGCAGGTCACCGTGGCGCCGGAGGTGGTCGGGCGCGTGACCCAGATCTTCTTCGAATCGGGCGCCCGCGTGAAGGCCGGCGAGCCGCTGGTGCAGCTCAACGACGCCACCGAGCAGGCCGACCTGCTGGCCTTCCGCGCCCAGGCGAAGCTGGCTGAGAACAACCTGCAGCGCGCCCGCAACCTGCTGCGCAACCAGGCCGGCCCGCAGGTCACCGTGGACCAGAACCAGGCCCAGCTCGACGAGGCCAACGCCAACATCAAGAAGACCGAGGCACTGATCGCCCAGAAGCTGATCCGCGCGCCCTTCGACGGCGAGCTGGGCATCCGGCAGGTGAATGTCGGCGAGTATGTCAGCGCCGGCGGCCCCGTCGTCACGCTGACCGACCTGTCCAACCTGTTCGTCGACTTCACCCTGCCCGAGCAGGCGCTGAGCCAGATCCGCATCCGCCAGCCGGTGCTGATCTCCGCCGACGCCGCCCCCGGCGCCACCTTCGACGCGGTGATCTCGACCATCGAGCCGCAGGTCAGCCCGGACACCCGCGCCATCAAGGTGCGCGCGACGCTGCAGAATCCGGAGCGCAAGCTGCTGCCCGGCATGTTCGCCAACATCCGCGTCGTCCAGCCGCCGGCCGCGAACCGCATCGTCATTCCGGAAACCGCGGTGGACTACACGGTCTACGGCGACAGCGTCTTCGTCGTCGCGGCCCAGAAGGACGGCGAGGGCAAGGACGGCCATGTCGCCAACCGCGTCCCGGTGAAGACCGGCGACCGCTTCGACGGCAAGGTGGAAATCCTCGACGGGGTGAAGCCCGGCGACCGGGTGGTGTCCTCCGGCCAGCTCAAGCTGAACAACGGCGCCGCCGTGGTGCCGACGGAAGCGAGCGCGCTGGTGCCGCCGCAGACCGTTCCGCGCAATTGA
- a CDS encoding catalase → MSTLTTAAGIPVADNQNSLTAGPRGPVLMQDFHLIEKLAHFNRERIPERVVHAKGAGAYGVFRVTRDVTPYTAAKFLSDVGKETEVFLRFSTVGGEKGSADAERDPRGFAVKFYTEDGNYDLVGNNTPVFFVRDPLKFPDFIHTQKRNPATNLKDPTAVWDFFSLSPETMHQLTILFSDRGTPRGYRHMDGFSSHTFSWINAAGERFWVKVHFKTRQGIQNFTAEQAVRMAGVDPDHATRDLFAAIRDGDFPTWTVSVQIMPEVEADSYRINPFDVTKVWPHADYPLVEIGELVLNRNPENFFAEVEQAAFSPANVVPGISFSPDKMLQGRLFAYADAHRYRLGANHQALPVNRPHAAEVRNHQRDGAMRFDGNGGGSPNYEPNSFGGPVQNRAVAEPPLRISGDAARYDHREGNDDYAQAGALFRLIGAEAQGRLMDNIANSLGEAPGFIQRRQLAHFFAADPAYGSGIAKRLGLTAATATEEVAVVG, encoded by the coding sequence ATGAGCACCCTGACCACCGCTGCCGGCATCCCCGTCGCCGACAACCAGAATTCTCTGACCGCCGGCCCGCGTGGTCCGGTGCTGATGCAGGACTTCCACCTGATCGAGAAGCTGGCCCACTTCAACCGTGAGCGCATTCCGGAGCGGGTGGTGCACGCCAAGGGGGCCGGCGCCTACGGCGTCTTCCGGGTGACCCGGGACGTGACGCCCTACACCGCGGCCAAGTTCCTGTCGGACGTCGGCAAGGAGACCGAGGTGTTCCTGCGCTTCTCCACTGTCGGCGGCGAGAAGGGCTCCGCCGACGCCGAGCGCGATCCGCGCGGCTTCGCCGTCAAGTTCTACACGGAGGACGGCAATTACGATCTGGTCGGCAACAACACGCCGGTCTTCTTCGTCCGCGACCCGCTGAAATTCCCGGATTTCATCCACACGCAGAAGCGCAACCCGGCGACCAACCTGAAGGACCCGACCGCGGTGTGGGACTTCTTCTCGCTGTCGCCGGAGACGATGCACCAGTTGACCATCCTCTTCAGCGACCGCGGCACGCCGCGCGGCTACCGCCACATGGACGGCTTCTCCAGCCACACCTTCTCGTGGATCAACGCGGCCGGCGAGCGCTTCTGGGTCAAGGTCCATTTCAAGACGCGCCAGGGCATCCAGAACTTCACGGCGGAGCAGGCCGTGCGCATGGCCGGCGTCGATCCCGACCACGCCACCCGCGACCTGTTCGCCGCCATCCGCGACGGGGATTTCCCAACCTGGACCGTCTCGGTGCAGATCATGCCGGAGGTGGAGGCTGACTCCTACCGCATCAACCCGTTCGACGTGACCAAGGTGTGGCCGCACGCCGATTACCCGCTGGTCGAAATCGGCGAGTTGGTGCTGAACCGCAACCCGGAGAATTTCTTCGCGGAGGTCGAGCAGGCCGCCTTCAGCCCGGCCAACGTGGTGCCCGGCATTTCCTTCAGCCCTGACAAGATGCTGCAAGGACGCCTGTTCGCCTACGCCGACGCGCACCGCTACCGACTGGGCGCCAACCATCAGGCGTTGCCGGTCAACCGCCCGCACGCCGCGGAGGTCCGCAACCACCAGCGCGACGGCGCCATGCGCTTCGACGGCAATGGCGGCGGCAGCCCGAACTACGAACCGAACAGCTTCGGCGGGCCGGTGCAGAACCGCGCGGTGGCCGAACCGCCGCTGCGCATCTCCGGCGACGCCGCCCGCTACGACCACCGCGAGGGCAACGATGACTACGCCCAGGCCGGCGCCCTCTTCCGCCTGATCGGGGCGGAGGCGCAGGGGCGGCTGATGGACAACATCGCCAACTCGCTGGGGGAGGCGCCGGGCTTCATCCAGCGGCGGCAGTTGGCACACTTCTTTGCGGCGGACCCCGCCTATGGCTCGGGCATCGCGAAGAGGCTGGGGCTGACGGCGGCCACGGCGACCGAAGAGGTGGCCGTGGTCGGCTGA
- a CDS encoding SDR family oxidoreductase codes for MTIAVTGATGQLGRLVIARLKETLPASGIVALVRSPAKAADLGVEAREADYGNPETLARALAGVDTLLLISSNEIGQRAAQHRNVVNAAKAAGVGRIVYTSLLHADRSPLSLAEEHRATEADIKASGIPFTILRNGWYTENHTGSVGAALAGGAFIGSAGDGRISSATRADYADAAVAVLTGTGHEGKTYELAGDEAVTLADLAAEISRQSGKDIPYRNLPEADYAAILAGFGLPEAFAKGIASWDVDASRGALFDDGRQLSALIGRPTTPLSAAVAAALPR; via the coding sequence ATGACCATCGCCGTTACCGGTGCCACCGGCCAGCTTGGCCGCCTCGTCATCGCCCGCCTGAAGGAGACGCTTCCGGCCTCCGGCATCGTCGCCCTGGTGCGCTCCCCCGCCAAGGCCGCCGACCTGGGGGTGGAGGCCCGCGAGGCCGATTACGGTAACCCCGAGACGCTCGCCCGCGCGCTGGCCGGCGTCGACACGCTGCTGCTGATCTCGTCGAACGAGATCGGGCAGCGGGCGGCGCAGCACCGCAACGTCGTCAACGCCGCGAAGGCGGCGGGCGTCGGCCGGATCGTCTACACCAGCCTGCTCCACGCCGACCGCTCGCCGCTGAGCCTCGCCGAGGAGCATCGGGCGACCGAGGCGGACATCAAGGCGTCGGGCATCCCCTTCACGATCCTGCGCAACGGCTGGTACACGGAAAACCACACCGGTTCGGTCGGCGCGGCGCTGGCCGGGGGTGCCTTCATCGGCAGCGCTGGCGACGGGCGGATTTCCTCGGCCACGCGCGCCGACTACGCCGACGCGGCGGTGGCGGTGCTGACCGGCACCGGCCATGAGGGCAAGACCTACGAGCTGGCCGGCGACGAGGCCGTGACGCTGGCCGACCTTGCCGCGGAAATCTCCCGCCAGTCCGGCAAGGACATCCCCTACCGGAACCTGCCGGAGGCGGACTACGCCGCCATTCTCGCCGGCTTCGGCCTTCCCGAGGCCTTCGCGAAGGGCATCGCCTCCTGGGACGTCGACGCGTCGAGGGGCGCGCTGTTCGACGACGGGCGCCAGCTGTCGGCGCTGATCGGGCGCCCGACCACGCCGCTGTCCGCCGCGGTCGCCGCGGCTTTGCCCCGATAA
- a CDS encoding TetR/AcrR family transcriptional regulator: MGRLDNSARRAAIIDAALPLFARKGFAATTTKEIAQAAGVSEALIFKHFPSKAALYEAIFRSCVDGDEDLAKLLAMPPSTETLAAYVQAMVSCYVSELPSDRDTMLPRYRLYFMSLLEDGEFAHMVRRWMSEHIAPPFVASLQAARDSGDLIPSAPVTENAFWLAEMLGSTLATIHLPPTPLVPSLAEPRSTIRDAVAFILRGLGLREEAVALYTPLLHCTQSTEPEPTCSREADRDE; the protein is encoded by the coding sequence ATGGGACGGCTGGACAACTCGGCCCGGCGCGCGGCGATCATCGACGCGGCCCTTCCGCTGTTTGCGCGCAAGGGGTTCGCCGCCACCACGACGAAGGAGATCGCGCAGGCCGCCGGTGTGTCGGAGGCCTTGATCTTCAAGCATTTCCCCAGCAAGGCCGCCTTATACGAGGCGATCTTCCGCTCCTGCGTGGACGGAGACGAGGATCTGGCGAAGCTGCTGGCGATGCCGCCGAGCACGGAGACGCTCGCCGCCTACGTCCAGGCGATGGTGAGCTGCTACGTCAGCGAACTGCCGAGCGACCGCGACACCATGCTCCCCCGCTACCGGCTCTACTTCATGAGCCTGCTGGAGGACGGGGAATTCGCCCACATGGTGCGCCGCTGGATGTCGGAGCACATCGCGCCGCCCTTCGTGGCCTCGCTGCAGGCCGCACGCGACTCGGGCGACCTCATCCCCTCTGCCCCGGTGACGGAAAACGCCTTCTGGCTGGCCGAGATGCTGGGCTCCACCCTGGCGACCATTCACCTGCCGCCGACGCCGCTCGTCCCGTCCCTGGCCGAGCCGCGGAGCACCATCCGCGACGCGGTCGCCTTCATCCTGCGCGGTCTCGGCCTGCGGGAGGAGGCGGTCGCCCTTTACACGCCTTTATTGCATTGCACCCAATCAACAGAACCAGAACCGACCTGTTCGAGAGAGGCTGATCGTGACGAGTGA
- a CDS encoding MexW/MexI family multidrug efflux RND transporter permease subunit: MSFTDIFIRRPVLALVVSLLILLVGVRSLTDLPIRQYPELQNTVITITTSYAGASPDLMQGFITTPIEQAVATAEGIDYITSSSTQGVSLVTAYIRLNFNPNVAMTDVMSKVQQVKYQLPREANDPVILKSTGETTSILYMGFASPELSGAAISDYLTRVVQPLLSTVSGVAEAQILGGQTFAMRVWLDPDRMAARNIAAADVRAAIQANNYQSAPGQAKGVFVVSNITTNTGLTDVEQFRQMVVKSKDGALVRMKDIAEIELGAQSSNASVSMNGQQAIFIGINSTPTGNPLTIVEDIRKLVPELERNLPPSLKMEIVYDSTRFIQASIDEVQKTLLEAVGIVIVVIFLFLGSFRSVLIPIVTIPLSIVGAATIMLAMGFSLNLLTLLAMVLAIGLVVDDAIVVVENVHRHLEEGKSPVESALIGAREIIGPIISMTITLAAVYAPIGFLGGLTGALFREFAFTLAGSVIISGVVALTLSPMMCSLLLTRDMNEGRFARFVDRTFEKLSGWYGRRLGGALDYRAATLLFGFGVLLSVGFLFANTMSELAPEEDQGILFGITKGPQYANLDYMDAYGREMDEVFTHYPETDTRFVLNGLPTLTQGFAGMILKPWDERTRSAKELQPLVQADLGKVSGTQVFLVSPPALPGSTGGLPVQMVINSPGDYQTIFNAMERIKTAAMESGMFIVTDSDLQFNSPVVRLHVDRSKAADLGLSMQSIGDTLAVLVGGNYVNRFNLNGRSYEVIPQVPRDKRLTPETLTRYYVTAGNGAQIPLSTVVSIEMATEPNALTKYNQLPSATFSAVPMPGVTMGQAVEFLERQAREVLPAGFGHSYLSESRQYVTEGSQLMVTFVFALVVIYLVLAAQFESLRDPLVILISVPMSICGALLPLFFGLSTMNIYTQVGLVTLIGLISKHGILMVEFAREMQINERVDRRTAIEHAARVRLRPILMTTAAMVVGLLPLLTAAGAGAASRFSIGLVIVSGMLIGTLFTLFVLPAVYTVLAKDHYAASVSRRAREIAAASR; the protein is encoded by the coding sequence ATGTCATTCACCGACATCTTCATCCGACGGCCGGTCCTGGCGCTGGTGGTCAGCCTGCTGATCCTGCTGGTCGGCGTCCGCTCGCTGACGGATCTGCCGATCCGGCAGTATCCGGAGCTGCAGAACACCGTCATCACCATCACCACCTCCTACGCCGGCGCCTCTCCCGACCTGATGCAGGGCTTCATCACGACGCCCATCGAGCAGGCGGTGGCGACGGCGGAAGGCATCGACTACATCACCTCCTCCTCCACCCAGGGGGTGAGCCTCGTCACCGCCTACATCCGGCTGAACTTCAACCCCAACGTCGCGATGACCGACGTGATGTCGAAGGTGCAGCAGGTCAAATACCAGCTTCCGCGCGAGGCCAACGACCCCGTGATCCTGAAGTCCACGGGCGAGACGACCTCCATCCTCTACATGGGCTTCGCCAGCCCGGAGCTGTCCGGGGCGGCCATCTCCGACTATCTGACGCGCGTGGTGCAGCCGCTGCTGTCCACCGTGTCCGGCGTCGCCGAGGCGCAGATCCTGGGCGGCCAGACCTTCGCCATGCGCGTCTGGCTCGACCCCGACCGGATGGCCGCGCGCAACATCGCCGCCGCCGACGTGCGGGCGGCGATCCAGGCCAACAACTACCAGTCCGCCCCCGGACAGGCGAAGGGTGTCTTCGTCGTCTCCAACATCACCACCAACACCGGCCTGACCGACGTCGAGCAGTTCCGGCAGATGGTCGTGAAGTCCAAGGACGGCGCGCTGGTCCGCATGAAGGACATCGCCGAGATCGAGCTGGGCGCGCAAAGCTCCAACGCCAGCGTGTCGATGAACGGCCAGCAGGCGATCTTCATCGGCATCAACTCCACGCCGACCGGCAACCCGCTGACCATCGTGGAGGACATCCGCAAGCTGGTGCCGGAGCTTGAGCGCAACCTGCCGCCGTCGCTGAAGATGGAGATCGTCTACGACTCCACCCGCTTCATCCAGGCCTCCATTGACGAGGTGCAGAAGACGCTGCTGGAGGCGGTCGGCATCGTCATCGTGGTAATCTTCCTGTTCCTGGGCTCCTTCCGCTCGGTGCTGATCCCGATCGTGACCATCCCGCTGTCCATCGTGGGTGCGGCGACGATCATGTTGGCGATGGGCTTCAGCCTGAACCTGCTGACGCTGCTCGCCATGGTGCTGGCCATCGGCCTCGTGGTGGACGACGCCATCGTGGTGGTGGAGAACGTCCACCGCCATCTGGAGGAGGGAAAGTCGCCCGTCGAATCCGCGCTGATCGGCGCACGGGAGATCATCGGGCCGATCATCTCGATGACCATCACGCTGGCCGCCGTGTACGCCCCCATCGGTTTCCTCGGCGGGCTGACCGGCGCGCTGTTCCGTGAGTTCGCCTTCACGCTGGCGGGGTCGGTCATCATTTCCGGCGTGGTGGCGCTGACGCTGTCGCCGATGATGTGCTCGCTCCTGCTGACCCGCGACATGAACGAGGGCCGCTTCGCCCGCTTCGTCGACCGCACCTTCGAGAAGCTGTCCGGCTGGTACGGGCGGCGTCTGGGCGGCGCGCTGGACTACCGGGCGGCGACCCTGCTGTTCGGCTTCGGCGTTCTGCTGAGCGTCGGCTTCCTCTTCGCCAACACCATGTCGGAGCTGGCGCCGGAGGAGGACCAGGGCATCCTGTTCGGCATCACCAAGGGGCCGCAGTACGCCAACCTCGACTACATGGACGCCTACGGGCGCGAGATGGACGAGGTGTTCACCCACTATCCGGAGACCGACACCCGCTTCGTGCTGAACGGCCTGCCGACCCTGACCCAGGGCTTCGCCGGCATGATCCTGAAGCCGTGGGACGAGCGCACCCGCAGCGCCAAGGAGCTTCAGCCGCTGGTCCAGGCCGATCTCGGCAAGGTGTCCGGCACGCAGGTGTTCCTGGTGTCGCCGCCGGCCCTGCCCGGCTCCACCGGCGGCCTGCCGGTGCAGATGGTCATCAACAGCCCCGGCGACTACCAGACCATCTTCAACGCCATGGAGCGCATCAAGACCGCCGCCATGGAAAGCGGCATGTTCATCGTCACCGACAGCGACCTGCAGTTCAACAGCCCGGTCGTCCGGCTGCACGTCGACCGGTCGAAGGCGGCGGACCTCGGCCTGTCGATGCAGTCGATCGGCGACACGCTGGCGGTGCTGGTCGGCGGCAACTATGTCAACCGCTTCAACCTGAACGGCCGCTCCTACGAGGTCATCCCGCAGGTGCCGCGCGACAAGCGCCTGACGCCGGAGACGCTGACCCGCTACTACGTCACCGCGGGCAACGGCGCGCAGATCCCGCTGTCCACCGTCGTCTCGATCGAGATGGCGACGGAGCCGAACGCCCTGACCAAGTACAACCAGCTTCCCTCCGCGACCTTCTCCGCGGTGCCGATGCCGGGCGTGACGATGGGCCAGGCCGTGGAGTTCCTGGAGCGGCAGGCCCGCGAGGTCCTGCCCGCCGGCTTCGGCCACTCCTACCTGTCGGAGTCGCGCCAGTACGTGACCGAGGGCAGCCAGCTCATGGTCACCTTCGTCTTCGCGCTGGTGGTCATCTATCTGGTGCTGGCCGCGCAGTTCGAATCGCTGCGTGACCCGCTGGTGATCCTGATCTCGGTGCCGATGTCGATCTGCGGCGCGCTGCTGCCGCTGTTCTTCGGCCTGTCCACCATGAACATCTACACCCAGGTGGGTCTGGTGACGCTGATCGGCCTGATCAGCAAGCACGGCATCCTGATGGTGGAGTTCGCCCGCGAGATGCAGATCAACGAGCGGGTTGACCGCCGCACCGCCATCGAGCACGCGGCCCGCGTCCGCCTGCGCCCGATCCTGATGACCACGGCGGCGATGGTGGTGGGTCTTCTGCCCCTTCTGACCGCCGCCGGCGCCGGTGCGGCCAGCCGCTTCTCCATCGGTCTGGTGATCGTGTCGGGCATGCTGATCGGCACGCTGTTCACGCTGTTCGTCCTGCCGGCGGTCTACACCGTGCTGGCGAAGGACCACTACGCGGCGTCGGTCTCCCGCCGCGCGCGGGAGATCGCGGCGGCCTCGCGGTAA
- a CDS encoding winged helix-turn-helix transcriptional regulator, which produces MPEPDDDYTPLPLSERMQRGDLMAAACPSREVLKHVTSRWGVLVLIALESGTLRFSELRRTIGGVSERMLAQTLQWLEGDGLVKRTAHDVVPPHVDYSLTPLGREAAEKVRLLADWIEFNLPRIAEGWANRQDAAAD; this is translated from the coding sequence ATGCCGGAACCGGACGATGACTACACTCCGCTGCCGCTGTCGGAGCGGATGCAGCGCGGCGACCTGATGGCCGCGGCCTGTCCATCGCGGGAGGTGCTGAAGCACGTCACGAGCCGTTGGGGCGTCCTGGTCCTGATCGCCCTGGAAAGCGGAACGCTGCGCTTCAGCGAACTCCGCCGCACCATCGGCGGTGTCAGCGAGCGGATGCTGGCCCAGACGCTGCAATGGCTGGAGGGCGACGGGCTGGTCAAACGCACCGCCCACGACGTGGTGCCGCCCCATGTCGACTACAGCCTGACGCCGTTGGGGCGGGAGGCCGCCGAGAAGGTGCGCCTCCTCGCCGACTGGATCGAATTCAACCTGCCGCGGATTGCCGAGGGCTGGGCGAACCGGCAGGACGCCGCCGCGGACTGA
- a CDS encoding DUF1127 domain-containing protein, whose product MPTLSAVRAFGATLPKSLTAALLGACRSLKERRKQRAATPDRLDDRLLRDIGVSRSDLMAAERLKKPHRRRDGR is encoded by the coding sequence ATGCCCACCCTGTCCGCCGTCCGCGCCTTCGGCGCAACCTTGCCGAAGTCACTCACCGCCGCCCTGCTGGGCGCCTGCCGCAGCTTGAAGGAGCGCCGGAAGCAACGGGCCGCCACTCCCGACCGCCTTGACGACCGCCTGCTGAGGGACATCGGCGTCAGCCGCAGCGACCTGATGGCCGCGGAGCGCCTGAAGAAACCGCACCGCCGCCGCGATGGCCGCTGA